The segment CACATTTTAATAAGCACCAAGGGGATACTGGGGCGTCATCCCTAGTGTCAGTTATGTAGGCAACTAGTGTCCGTTATAACATCTGCATCATATATGTATCTACTTCACATCCAGTCATGTTTGATTTGTACTGATAAAGAAACTAGTGACTACTTATAAAGAACAATCACTTTTCCTTGGTTTGTtctactttaaaatattttatgcagaACTACTTTTATATCAgattctttcccttttttcaGTTTCTTCATCATAATCTTACAATGGAGGCAGCTTGGCCAGGACTTTTTGTTGATGGGAATGGGAGTTACTGGGATGTACCATTCTCACTTGCACTTGATCTTGCATCAGCAACTCTCAACTCTGGTGCTAGCTaccatttatttttcaataattgtGCAGGTTCACCCAAGCAGTATGAAGGTCAGCATAGTGATGAATTACCACCTCCTGCTGCTTTGCTTCCAGGTTTCACTGCCAAAGGTGTAGTTTccttgaagaaaaatattgacCTTTGGCGCAGTGAAGCGTCTATGCAAAAGATGGTGCAACCATATGATATATTCCTGTCTAATCCTCATATTTCAGCATCATGGATACTTGGTGAGAACTTCAATATCATTGatataatttcttctttgtaGTTTAGAGcaaatattattgttttcaCTTTGTATGCTGGTACTTTTCGCTGCCTTTGCATATCACTTGTAAACTTGTTAATTTCTCACCAACTTAATATAGCTGCAGTTTTCATTTTCTGTTGGTGCTCTCGTTACCTGTACTGGTCGAGAGTTGTACAAGTTGGGAATTCTGGCAGATATATCCCACACCAGTTAAATCATTTGAAATAGATTTTTCTTTGTAACTAGGTGTGTAAGACCTTAAgttaaaaatcagaaaaaatgaGATCACTACGTGGGGTAAGTGGTTAATATCAGCGAGATGGTGCAGGGTTGAACTGCGAGGTGGGTGCTCTACCTACTACTTGTGAATCCGGTGATCGAAAGGGTGGAGAAACGACTAGCGGAATAGCAAAAGAGGTATTTGTAGAAAAGGGTAAGAAAGTTTATATCAAAAGATGCATGCTCCTAGCAAAATAATTGAAAGGTTGGATAGACTTCAGTATAGCTTTTCATGGGACACAACGAAAGGTATTTGGCAACACATCTTGTGAATTGGAGAGTTGTCACTTCTCCAAAGGAATGGGGAGGTCTCAGGGTTAAAGGATCTCTAGGTGTTCAATAAAGCTCTGTTGAAGAAGTGGTTATTGGAaattttggggggggggggggggagaagtTTTTCGGAGGGGTGGTTATGGAAAAGTAAGGAGAAACGGGGAAGGGATGCTGGAGGATCAGAAACATTATAACTCCGTTTGGGTGAGTTGTGGAGGAGTATTATTAAGGGATGGCAAAGACTTTTGTGGACATTTTTTCGTTTAGGTTGGAAATGGTAGGAGGATTGGTTTTTGGCAACCTAAGTGCTGTGGGGAGAATGAGTTAAAGGAATTGTTTCCAAATATCTACCGTGTTTCCTGACAAAGAGGGATGACAGTGCTACAAACTCAAAGGGTGTTATCCACTGGGACTTAAAATTCAGAAGGAATCTTCAGGATTGAGAGCTGGGAAGATTTCACAATTTGATTGAGCTTTTACATTGGCTAGAAACTCTTAACAACTTATCGGATATATGGAGTAGGAGGAAAAGTGGTGATGGTTTTTTTACTGTTAGTTCTTATTTTATGAAGCTACTAGTGAAAGAGGAATGTACTTTCCCCCATAACCCTATTTGGATCCACGGAGCACCAAGGAAGGTATGTTTGTTTTGTTGCCAGCGAGGGGAGCGATactaatattaacaataaaagtTTGAGGACAAGTAGATCACTTATGTCAGTTGCTAATATGTCTAAGAGTGCTAGCAAGAATGTTGATCATTTTTTATTGCAGTATAAGGGGGCTAATCAAATATGGAGGGTGACCCTCAATTTGTTTTGGATGCTATGGGTGATGCTGGTATAGTGAAGGAGGCTTTGCAAAGTTGGACTCGTAGGAGGGGTAAGAAAAGCCCAAGGGCATGTAATGCCGCCACCTTAGCAATCATGTGGgttatttaaaaagaaagaaataagacGACATTTGAAGGGGTGGAAGAAGATTTTGTAAAGTTGCAAAGTAGTGTTTTCTGTCTAGTTTCTTTTTTGTGTACTTACAAGGTTCCTATATGTATAGAGGATTGGATCACTTCTGTTGAGAAGCATATTTGGATGTAAGTTCTCTTCTTTTGGTATGTCTTGTAAACGGGGTTTCTCTATTTGTTAATAAAGAACTATCtgttaataaaattatttaacttctaattctcaaaaaaaaattaactaattatttaccttgtccaaaaaaaaatctatcatCTATTGTCTTCATTAGATAATGGAATAGTTACTGAGTTATCTTTTAACCCCTATGACTAAACCTCCTTTTACTGCACTTCTTTTCTCTtaccttttttatgttttgtgatAATGTGAATGTCAAAATTGATTCTAATTTGTGATGAGATGTAGAAAGTGAGCTATGTGTGAACTGTGCATAATGCCACTTGATTGGACACTACTTAGAAATTACTTCTGACCTTATTAGCTTCATTTAACCAATTTGCATATTGTCAATATGTATACAAATCAATGCTGCCTTGTTGAAGGATGAGAGCTAAATAATCTCATCCTTCTCCCATTCCTGTGGTAGCTTACATAGTTCATCAGTGTAGGTGCTGTTTTTTCTGCATATCTCGGAGAAAGTTCAACGAAAAGGCAACAATCATGCAGTTTACGGGGTCTGAAAGATTTTGACCTTCGAGCCCAAGTTTCAAATTCTGCTGTTTCAGTGGATTCATTTGCATCTGCTTCCCTCACTGCACAGCACGGAAATTTCCAAAGGCTGTTCCTGGATCTTACTCGTGTCCATACAAGCTTCGACTTTCCTTCAGGGTCAAAACTTCTTTCTGGACTAACTTCTGTAGCATACAGTCTTTACAATTCTCAAGTACCAAATGTTGAGGCACTACAAGCAATTTGTCCGCGTGCTTCACTTTCTTTTCAGCAGCAGGTATCTCCTGTTCAAACATAACATGGCCCgctaattttatgttttgatgaaTTCCTCCCTTGGTACTGCTTTTATTACTTTAGTTCGGTTAATTTGCTTATAGACAAcatacatattatataatttattttcaaaaaagtaaGAACAgggcatatatatttttgtgataaaacaattcttttttattaatttagggATAACAAAAAAGCCCGTATACAAGAATTATACCAAAAGGTACAAAACACTTGCACAACATATGACTCTACTGACAACATCCAATATTTTGTACAGCAGAGCATATATTATATAGTATCTAACTAGAAGTGAGTCCAAAAGTAGAGTTAAAGGTTATGTTAGCTTTGAAGTATCATGATATTCAAAGCATTTTGGTGAAAGGGAACTTCCCAAGCATGTTAAGAATGACAAGTTAGAAAATCTCTTAGGGTAGAGGGAATCAAATAGATCTAATATTTTAATTGGCAATCCCTGCGTGGAAAGGTGTAGTAGCTTATAACGtagaattatttgcattaatTGCTGCCTTAGATAGTgtttaatcaaaaaaatatatttacaaagTATTAATGGATAGAAGAAATACTATGGCCTTGTGCGTAATGTGATTCCTAATATATAACCTCATGAGATCTTGAGACATCTGTAGGTGTGAATTGTGATCACCTCATAGTGAGTTGTTCAATGTGTTTGTTTTGTATGGAATTTTTGTGTGATATTAACACATCAGTAAAAATTGTGACTTCCTAGTTTCTAGTTTAGAAAATTGAAGACACAACATTCTCACCTTACTGTGCTACATTTACTATTATTTCCTTCAGTGTTCTGTCTGATAATCTTCTGCCGTTTGTAAGGATTGAAAGTTAACTAGGGGATAGGAAATATGCCATATTCATCCTGGAGGATAGATAAAACAAGGGTAAGAATGATAAGTCTGGTAAAAATCTGCGGCTTCCTCTGTTCATCTAACCTCATATTCCACCTCTCTAACCATCACGCAAAATCATATGTTGATGTCTGAAGAATCTCCAAATGGACACAGGTTGAACCAAATCACTAGAGTGGTCTCTGGAGATACTACAACCACTCTTCCCACTCCTAATTACACAATCATAGGGATTCCAAAcataaatttttgttatataCATTCTAAACAACACTCAAGGTTGTGGCTTAGGGGTAAAAAAAAGGGGAATGGAAATCATGGTAAACCAGTGTTCAAATATGAGCATAGGCAGGTGATTACACGGAACTTGTACTTGAGGGAGGTAGCAGCTATCCAATGAAACAATAGAGGTGTGCGCTAACTGACTGGAATACCACAATTATGTAAATGAACTTCAAAATTTGCTCACGCAACTTTATTTCTGGTATTTGTGTCTGTACGCATGTATTAACATGCAAATGATTCACATGCTCTAATGACAATTTATAAgtctttttgtttaatttccTCTTTTGTATGTATATCACCTGATTTTGATTTGCGGTACATTGATGCAGATGATAGGACCTTTCAGCTTTAGAGTTGATTCGGAGATAGAAATTGATTTGAAGAAGGATTGGTATTTAAGTGTGAAGAATCCTGTATTTGCCATTGAACATGCTTTACAGGTTCTCTGGTCTGCCAAGGCTGTTGCTTGGTACTCTCCCATGCAGCGTGAATTTATGGTAGAACTTCGTTTCTTTGAAACTTAATACCACCACCATCTCTAGTGGTATAAGTAATTCTAGCTATTCAGTGCCTGCTTATACATGCGTTTGGATATATTAAGTTTATgccattttaaaaaattgattatgaGGTTATGTTTGGACTGCTACTCAAAATGTTGTGTCAAGGGagaattttcaaaatgtcaatattttgacatttaataGGACTCATTGtcaatactttcaatattttgtaaaaatgtcaaaaaataaacaattgttAAAAACAGAGAGGAGAAATTAAGAAGACAGGAAAATATTAGAAAGAAACAATTgtttaaaacaacttctttttattattcGAACGTACCAACTAGTTATGAAATCGGATTGCTAGCCTCCACCCGTGTTCTAGCTCTTATCagttacaaaaattcaaaaacaaagaattaattgacaatttatcaaaatacaaCAACTTTCATCTCTTTTGTTTCTTTCACAATGTTCTAAAAAATACGCCTATTACCATTAatctaaaaattcaatattcaattttttaatttatttctgtTTCTAAACATGTTTATTTATCATACATTTTCATATTTGAAGCGGTTTATTCTATTAAGGCATCATTTTTCACTTTATgaaattatagtttatttttaaaaatttctgaaattttatgaagttatttatcttcttttaagaattttttcaatattcaaaATACAATACTCATGTATTTATGGTAGAGGTATTAATACATCTtacatatgtattttattttgcttatttcCAATATCACTTTGTATACCAAATACTTTGTGTTTAGATTTAATATTGTATTCGTCCTAATGTATACCATAAAGTTTGTATTTGGATTTGATTTCGTATTTATCGCAattataagttttatatttatattttgatgtcGTATTTATTCTCAACTATAAATAGCCAAAATACAgtttatatatgttttcatCCTAATTGCATCAGTCAAatagttttgtattttattttgctcaTTATATGTTTATACCAACTTTATTCATtcacaattttaaataatcaaaatacagGTTTGTATTTAGATTAtcactttataaaaataaatttgactatAAACTACAAAACATTCAAAATACTTTCAAATACTTTGGTGAAACAACTCAATACTTAAATGCTAATGTAAATTctactaaatttaaaatataaaaacaaataataaaaaaagatggACAAAAATTACTTTAGATACTAAAAATctgaaatacataaatattttacgAGTATGTACATAAATTCACATAAAAGTTTAACAAAATGACGGAAAATCCTCAATACATACAATTCAAAACTCAACATAATGTgtaattttgaaaacaaaatctcataaaataaatgattaattcaaaataactttatcaattgagagattttttgattgattgataGATCTGAACAAATTGTTACGAACTTGAATAATTAGCTCTTTTTCAACAATGAGAGaaaataatggtgaaattttgataaaagaaataaaaaagaagagaaaagtgaATGATGGGGATGGTGAAAATTGAAAACttgatgaaagagaaaaaaaaattgaaaattgaaagatgaaaaataaatttaatggtatttaaaaacatatgaagAAGTGTAAATAGGTAATGGATGTAGAATTTGATTCAAAGTTGGACTGTTTtgtgaaataaatttgaatacaaatcactttctaaaatattgatatttagacattttcaataattattttaaagagtaaatatttttacaaattaaattagGGATTGTGACTAGTTTGCTAAttttcacttgttttaattGTCAACCTAACAAAAACTTGTTATTAATTTGTAACTGCGCTTATATTTTTGGAGAAACTAACCAAATATcccataaaaacaaaataattataaatatattcccTTTTTCTCCTACTCTactatacacacacacacacacacatacattaTATTGGTATCATTAAGAGTGACAATTTTACCTAGCAGATACAAAATTAGTAGTCCCTTCGTTTCATCCTATGTGATAACATTCGATCGGGCGCGAagattaagaaataataaagacTTTAAAATGTTTATCCTTCAAATTAAGTGGGGGCCAACAAAGGTAAAAAAGGAATTGTATCTTTAGATATTTTCCATAAAGAAAATGTGATTTCTTTTTGGGAttgaccaaaaagaaaatggtGTCATATAAAATGAGATAGAAGGAACTAGTATCATTAAGGTTTATTGTTCGGAAGTTGCTCATTAACCCATACTCAGATGGTTCTCATGGGTCCAACAATTTTAAATTCTGATACAATTTTATTGTGTTCGATTAGGAAATATGTTGAAGACCTAATGTAGCAATAAACACTTCTAAATAaccataatttcaaaaacacaatatgcattatcatattttttaacctacacaataaaataaaagagtccAAGTCAAATATGAAACAAGTGACGtgtgatattatttttctttcaaggtTCAACAATTAATTCAAGACATTCACAATTTAGTATCGGCGTTTAAGGCTTATTGAACATATAATAAGGAGGCAATCAAATATAATTGTAGggatattaaaagtaaaaaatcttCTTGTAAAATAAATTCTAGTGCTATTCTTATAAGTATTgatcatttattttatgttacatAATCAAGAATTAATACATCATCAAGTAACTAACACTATTAGAGAAACAACTTTTGTTACCATCtcaatcaaattcaaaaaaaattgaagcaaaTAATGAAGAGGTTATAGTTGTACTCCACAAGATGTGTAATTAACTTTTGGAGCAGTAGAATTCTCCAAACAACTCTCCACAACCCTTGACAACTGCTTCCATCGTCCCTTGCTCAAACTCATCTTAGAAGACcttattttctttctcattttcaaAATGAATGGAAAATATCATGTATTGAGTTTTTTCTCTTAAAGATCAAAGGGAAGgccataaaatattaat is part of the Solanum lycopersicum chromosome 1, SLM_r2.1 genome and harbors:
- the LOC101255824 gene encoding protein TRIGALACTOSYLDIACYLGLYCEROL 4, chloroplastic, translated to MKKLRWAMDSGGFWELDLSTPITLNGQARPVPGDPLPLGLSRGSRLSRFQQIDFFQRFMAMPFIPSFAANRGFLLQRVLSLPIVENWSVMLLGQLNVQRFLSSLRKNKTKHLPDPSWLQSIRRNFIQKSFYALGFCSELFLTPDDTLIISLDAYGDEKVPQKRAVLHHKFLHHNLTMEAAWPGLFVDGNGSYWDVPFSLALDLASATLNSGASYHLFFNNCAGSPKQYEGQHSDELPPPAALLPGFTAKGVVSLKKNIDLWRSEASMQKMVQPYDIFLSNPHISASWILGAVFSAYLGESSTKRQQSCSLRGLKDFDLRAQVSNSAVSVDSFASASLTAQHGNFQRLFLDLTRVHTSFDFPSGSKLLSGLTSVAYSLYNSQVPNVEALQAICPRASLSFQQQMIGPFSFRVDSEIEIDLKKDWYLSVKNPVFAIEHALQVLWSAKAVAWYSPMQREFMVELRFFET